The following nucleotide sequence is from cyanobacterium endosymbiont of Braarudosphaera bigelowii.
AATCTCCACTATCAAACCATCCCTGAGGATCTTTAACTTTATCCGTTTCCTCCGCTTTTTTATAGTATCCTTGCATAACTTGTGGTCCTCTGATGAGTACCAATCCACACTTTCCTTTGGGTAAGGCTTGCCTAGTATCAGGATCTACAATACTAATTTCTGTTCCAGGAATTGGTTGCCCTGTCGTTCCTCTTAAATTATGCTTATGAGTACGTGCATTTGTAACAGGGGAAGTCTCTGTGAGACCATATCCTACTAGTATAGGAATATCAATAATCTCATAAAAATCATCTAAATGTTTTGCGAGAGATCCTCCTCCACTAATAAGTGTTTTAAAATTACCTCCTAGATTGTCTTGAATTTTACGATAAACTAACTTATTGGCTATTTTGTGTATAGGGTAAAGAGCAATAAATTTCATACAGGCTATCGTTCTTTTTTGAAAAGAAGGTTTTAAATCTTCTAGACTAAGGCAATTAAAAATACGTCTATATGAAATAAATTTTAGAGAAGTTTCAAAAAAATATTTTATTATTCTTTTTTGTATAGCACTTTGTTCTCTAAACTGTTTTTGTATAGCTTCATATAAAGATTCCCAAAGACGAGGAACACCAACCATATGGTGTGGTTTAAATTTCTTTAAATCACTTTTAAAATTACGAATATTTGTATATATTAAGGTGCATCCTTGAGAAAGTAAAAAATATTCTGCACTGCGTTCATAAGAATGCCAAGATGGCAATATACTGAGAATACGATCACCCGGTTCAGGCTTAATTATAGTATCTAAATTTCTAACTTGATGAAGTATATTGCCATGAGATAACATAGCACCTTTTGGTTTTCCTGTTGTTCCTGATGTGTAAATTAAAGTAGCTAGATCCGTATCTTTTTTAAGAGTAGGTCTTAGGTCAAAGTTTTTACCAAGTTCCATGAGCTCAGTAAAATTTAAAACCTTTACAGGAATTGTTACATCATCCTTCTCATCACTTAATAAAATAATCAAACGTAAATTAAGTTGATTTGAAAAAGAATATAACTTTTCTAAAGTTTTTATATTTTCTACGATAAGTATACTACTATCACTATCTTGAAGGATATGAATTAACTCATTTGGATCTGATTGAGAAGATCTCACTGAATTTGATGCCCCTGCAAGCATTAAACCTTGATCAGCTATGAACCAGCGAGGACTATTATCAGCAATTAAACAAATCTTTTCATTTTCTAAAATTCCTAATGATTGAAGCCCAGACGCAAAAATTTTTAACTGTTCATATAGTTGAGAAAAAGTGAGTTTAACTTCTGGTTTGCTATGAGGATCATAAAGTGCAATGATATCAGCAAATTTTGTAGCTGTAATTGCCCATATTTCCGATAAAGCTTGTAAATTACGATATTCGCGAATAGTTGTCATAGAATCTACTTTAATAACTTTTTATCCTATTACATTAAGCTAACTAATAATAAAATAAATAGTCAAAATTTTCTTTTTTTAGAGTCAATAGTAACATTTTAATATTAATGATTATTGATTTTTTTAAATACTTTTGTATTTTTTAAAAAGATTAGTATTAATTGCCCTTGAATTAAATCTAATAAAATTAGGAGTTAAAATAATACTTACTATCTTAGCCTTTTATTCCAGAGTAATTTCAATAATTTTATAAATTTATTGTAGGTACTCTTATATCGATTTAACTCTTTTGTTATTGAAATATATTCTGTTAGAGATATACATTCAACTTGACTATCAAAATACAAAAATAGATAGTAAGAAATATGCAAAGATTACTAGTGATTTAAGAATTATTAACCTATAACTTATACTCAATTTCTACTTTATGTTAGCTAAGAATCAACGATACTATTATATTTAGAAGGATGCGGCGTTATTAGAATAACTGTATTAAGAGATAAGTATCTGAACAATGCTAATAAAAGAATAATTCATGTGTTCTAAATAATTACTTTTCCTCTATCTAATAGCTTTTTCTTAATATGTAAATAAACTAAAAGAATCTTTTCAAAGAAGTATAAATAACAAAATTTTAGGTTTAATTACTAAACTTATTAGAAGCTAAAAATAGCTAAGAAAATTAGATTTGGTATTTTCATAACTTTTAACTCTTTTTTAATTTTTCTAACACAGCAATAATCAAATAACTCTAAATAGTTTGTCTAAAGCAGAAAAATTGGGTAGTTGACTTTAACTGTAAAACAATTCATTTTCTATATTTTTACTGTAGAGATTCTTTTTGTAAATTTCGAGCTTTAAAGAAAGTTTCCAAACTATGAGCATCACCAATATAACGCCAATGCCAAGGCTCATAACTAATATTTTGAATATTATTCGGTGGAAAAGATAGCTCAAAATTATATTTAGCTGCATTTTTTCTTAGCCACTGAAAAAGAGGAGTATCTTCAAATTCCACATTTAAATGTGTTGAAGGAAAGTCACTGTCTCCAATATCAATTGCATATCCTGTATGGTGTTCGCTATATTGAGGAGGAGCGCTAACTTCAGCTCTTTTTCTTGTCTCCTCATTTTGCTGACGCTTTACTTCAAAAAATAAATATTCTTGCTGACTAAAAGTTCTAAATCCAGATATTGGAATTAAAGTAAAACCGTTCCTTTTCGCATCTTGTTGCATTCGCAAGAAACTTTTAGCTGCTTTTTTTCTTAATTTAATACGCCCATCGTTAGTGACTGAATTTAACTCACTTAAAGAGGCTTCAGTATAAGATAAATGACCGAGAACATTTTCAATCTTACTAGTAATTAAATTTGGCGAAGGAGTAGTTTTAGTTATTGAATTAGAAGAAAAAGACGGTTTCTGCGATGCTGAGAAAAAGATTCGTATTATCAAAAAAATACTAAAGCCAAAAACTCCAAAACTAACTAGCCCTATTACAGTGAAATTAGTTCTTTGTGATATAGTAAGTTTATGGTTAGGAGCATCCCTCGATGCTTCAGGTATATCTAAGGGCATTCCTTGTTTTTGTTTTCCCTTCATTGATTGATGGTTAATAGTATGTTTTGTTTAATTTTTACTTATATTCTAGAGAGAAATATAAAGTTAACAATCATTTCGATCATAAGCTACTAAAATAAGCTTTCTTATTTATAACTGATTTTTTATGATTACTAATTCCTTGATCTTACCTCAGAAAAATTGATCCATACGAAAGTTATTACTTAAATAGCATTGATTTAGTTGCAAAGAAAGTATAAGTGGCAAATATTAGTAGTATTTAATTTTTTATTCATACCTTTTAGAGGCTTTACAATTTATAAATAAAAATTTTGAAGTACTATTTAACTCTCCAAAAAAGCTAAGCAATATTTTATTAATAACAATAATCAGATAGTGAATATAGTATCAAATTGCTATCATATGATAACTTTTAAACTGATAATAGCTATCTATCAACATTACCATTATCTAATT
It contains:
- a CDS encoding AMP-dependent synthetase/ligase encodes the protein MTTIREYRNLQALSEIWAITATKFADIIALYDPHSKPEVKLTFSQLYEQLKIFASGLQSLGILENEKICLIADNSPRWFIADQGLMLAGASNSVRSSQSDPNELIHILQDSDSSILIVENIKTLEKLYSFSNQLNLRLIILLSDEKDDVTIPVKVLNFTELMELGKNFDLRPTLKKDTDLATLIYTSGTTGKPKGAMLSHGNILHQVRNLDTIIKPEPGDRILSILPSWHSYERSAEYFLLSQGCTLIYTNIRNFKSDLKKFKPHHMVGVPRLWESLYEAIQKQFREQSAIQKRIIKYFFETSLKFISYRRIFNCLSLEDLKPSFQKRTIACMKFIALYPIHKIANKLVYRKIQDNLGGNFKTLISGGGSLAKHLDDFYEIIDIPILVGYGLTETSPVTNARTHKHNLRGTTGQPIPGTEISIVDPDTRQALPKGKCGLVLIRGPQVMQGYYKKAEETDKVKDPQGWFDSGDLGWLTPMNDLVITGRIKDTIVLSNGENIEPQPIEDACLRSVYIDQIMLVGQDQKMLGALIVPNLDMLRFWVESQNLHLNIPSQNDSEILLHNHDLYSQTVQDLYRKELKKEVQNRPGYRSDDLIKIFDFILEPFSIENSMMTQTLKMKRLVIMKHYQVIIDKMFNS
- a CDS encoding M15 family metallopeptidase; translation: MKGKQKQGMPLDIPEASRDAPNHKLTISQRTNFTVIGLVSFGVFGFSIFLIIRIFFSASQKPSFSSNSITKTTPSPNLITSKIENVLGHLSYTEASLSELNSVTNDGRIKLRKKAAKSFLRMQQDAKRNGFTLIPISGFRTFSQQEYLFFEVKRQQNEETRKRAEVSAPPQYSEHHTGYAIDIGDSDFPSTHLNVEFEDTPLFQWLRKNAAKYNFELSFPPNNIQNISYEPWHWRYIGDAHSLETFFKARNLQKESLQ